A stretch of the Uranotaenia lowii strain MFRU-FL chromosome 3, ASM2978415v1, whole genome shotgun sequence genome encodes the following:
- the LOC129756612 gene encoding membrane-associated tyrosine- and threonine-specific cdc2-inhibitory kinase-like has translation MKSSLPVPEFLEENNLSLSFKQPNRRNQSRPPKAPKLYPKFDASFCRNGTGSTAASVVSFRVDQRAELSQIYQRHRPESYYEQCFEQLTKVGEGSFGEVFKVKSRLDGCLYAVKKSKEFFRGEHYRQERLEEVRRYEQFSEHENCVKLYQAWEQEDRLFMQMELCKGSLEDYAREQRIITEENVWSILLDLLLALKSLHDRNLIHLDIKLDNILITDDGVCKLADFGLVFDLNNRNLHHATEGDSRYIAPELMEGRYTKAVDIFSLGIAILELSCNLELPSNGPLWQRLRSGLFPPELLCRLSSDLQNVIRWMMSPKAESRPTVDTLLQHHRIAALHQERKRWRVVRGIRSYLHRKLCNLRCFLASLVLSIASCLRLRHAKPAVVAVEGRKRKRDSQIPSYNHSFNSAARTCLMKDFDNDSDAGDDEDELMSSGELDLTGGSAGSNVQITPTLNNTVPIHTPTVRMMNSTPLNHNHSGLRLSFRNQNIDTPFRSMSFDSGEDECLMTMDVSNNGSVRSDSSLNQQHQNNSGYHHQSHSRHSSLHQNNSGGGLIGFSGNANGANDSSFLTKKKLFFQSDDSD, from the exons ATGAAATCGTCGCTTCCTGTGCCGGAGTTTTTAGAGGAGAACAATCTTTCGTTATCATTCAAACAACCAAATCGAAGGAACCAATCGCGGCCACCGAAGGCGCCCAAGTTGTACCCCAAGTTCGATGCTAGCTTTTGTAGAAATGGTACGGGATCGACGGCAGCCAGCGTCGTTTCGTTCCGAGTCGATCAGCGAGCCGAGCTGAGTCAGATTTATCAACGACACAGACCGGAATCATACTATGAACAGTGCTTTGAGCAGTTGACCAAAGTTGGTGAGGGTTCGTTCGGGGAAGTTTTCAAGGTAAAGAGTCGACTGGACGGGTGCCTGTATGCGGTCAAGAAGTCGAAGGAGTTCTTCCGGGGTGAGCACTATCGTCAGGAACGGCTGGAGGAAGTCAGGCGCTACGAGCAATTCAGTGAACATGAGAATTGCGTTAAGCTGTATCAGGCCTGGGAACAGGAGGATCGGCTGTTCATGCAGATGGAACTGTGCAAGGGCAGCCTGGAGGATTATGCCCGGGAGCAGCGTATCATAACGGAGGAAAACGTGTGGTCCATTTTACTGGATTTGCTGCTG gcACTCAAAAGTCTTCACGATAGGAATCTAATTCACCTGGACATCAAGCTGGATAACATCCTCATAACGGATGACGGTGTCTGTAAACTGGCTGACTTCGGATTAGTTTTTGATCTGAACAATCGAAATCTGCACCACGCCACGGAAGGCGATTCCAGGTACATTGCACCGGAACTGATGGAAGGTCGCTATACGAAGGCCGTGGATATATTCAGCTTGGGTATCGCCATCCTCGAGTTATCCTGTAATCTTGAACTGCCCTCGAATGGACCCTTGTGGCAGAGGCTTAGGAGTGGTTTATTTCCACCAGAATTGCTCTGCCGGCTGTCATCGGATCTGCAAAATGTCATTCGCTGGATGATGAGTCCCAAAGCGGAGAGTCGACCAACGGTAGACACCTTGCTACAGCACCATCGAATTGCGGCCTTGCATCAGGAGCGAAAACGTTGGCGAGTGGTGCGTGGCATTCGTTCATATTTACACCGGAAGTTGTGTAATTTGCGGTGTTTCTTAGCAAGTCTGGTACTATCGATAGCAAGTTGCCTCAGACTTCGGCATGCAAAACCAGCGGTTGTGGCGGTGGAAGGGCGCAAAAGAAAAAGGGACAGTCAGATTCCGAGCTACAATCATTCCTTCAACAGTGCCGCTCGAACGTGCTTGATGAAAGACTTCGACAACGATAGCGATGCCGGTGATGACGAAGATGAGCTAATGTCCAGTGGTGAACTAGATTTGACCGGAGGAAGCGCTGGATCCAATGTTCAAATCACTCCCACACTGAACAATACTGTACCAATTCATACACCTACTGTCAGAATGATGAATTCGACACCACTGAACCACAATCACAGTGGACTCAGGCTGAGCTTCCGAAATCAGAACATTGACACGCCGTTCCGGAGTATGAG TTTCGATTCCGGTGAAGATGAATGCCTAATGACGATGGATGTGAGCAATAACGGAAGTGTCCGTTCGGATAGTTCATTGAACCAGCAACATCAAAACAATAGTGGTTATCACCATCAGTCCCACTCACGGCACAGTTCCCTACATCAAAACAATTCCGGTGGTGGTTTGATCGGTTTTTCAGGGAATGCCAATGGTGCCAACGATTCATCATTTCTTACTAAAAAGAAACTATTCTTCCAATCGGACGACTCCGATTGA
- the LOC129751642 gene encoding BLOC-2 complex member HPS5 homolog: protein MIMDALKHYGLGQRTDLSRAINLPLRNTKRIKFTCFDVSEKFLVFGANSGSLYIYDRATVNFLSIIPSQLGPISQLLISRNGKQIAVSNLRGKIGVVLDLDSSATKEILLTELSPPGSNGGSGETDGSSSSDYLPPVAAFASVFVTCFCWGNDDRELYCGDSRGTVSLLQLSLFMGRNILNITLNPVLLLENQIVQIDRYNDMLLVSTLSKCVLCNTAREEFKQIGNRPRDGPYGATFIVANNIDSPTVSDLLDQTNANHSAEQQQSSSPKTMPTHQQTDVRIFCARPGSRLWEADMEGNVLRTHQFKLQQVFGFNRLHTLRQRLLLVHNDRELLLIDPIVSKVVLRIEDLEQVDRVAVLGDEVYVFAAEQKLLHLKIDVCWDERFKPETKKVDGKKNSPFRENGVYILDQLFNSSNGVTKESNIQSEVTIKEALVSVVRGKYGKNIRQMFLGYEQIAPERPKTLNVSKVYNHEENYSNETRVLPTDEAYLAEEHEEVEEPEPVSTRRNPPKKMFSMSLLSDYQLDEDDKTVRNLYLVYRSSIISNLNFSDRYAKIFDTYDTHAIVGLLHKLEGVMEENNEEDPRIKCVKIYFDYLKVELIWEIDDDSRAYIKESFIEYNRRLLQSELEQLEQCESCGHYLRPNANCHYADIGTTLMQYYWSRKEYPQCFELVQQIPYLWHSITRYYVQDQREDKMIQCLWSMGDCGLLEKTAEEIFTATHWRQLFDVMLTCYNSNSLMCLNCDKLCTLNESGRDLMWPRKDNNCTGSSTKTSDNSKTFYSWNYILNVAISSGTIGGKALLKLVQGYDEYIPTGAIGSGFYCKCLLNATTD from the exons ATGATAATGGATGCACTCAAGCATTACGGTTTGGGTCAGCGAACGGATCTCTCCAGAGCCATAAATCTGCCACTTCGGAACACCAAGCGAATCAAG TTCACTTGTTTCGATGTTTCCGAGAAGTTTCTTGTTTTTGGAGCCAACTCGGGCAGTTTGTACATCTACGATCGGGCCACCGTCAATTTTTTGTCGATCATTCCAAGCCAGTTGGGTCCCATCAGTCAGCTGTTGATTTCGCGCAACGGCAAACAAATCGCAGTTTCAAATTTGCGTGGCAAGATTGGTGTAGTACTGGATCTGGATAGCTCGGCCACCAAGGAGATCCTCCTGACGGAACTGTCACCTCCGGGTTCGAATGGTGGCTCTGGAGAAACTGATGGGTCATCGTCATCGGACTACCTTCCCCCGGTAGCTGCGTTTGCTTCCGTTTTTGTGACCTGTTTCTGCTGGGGCAATGACGATCGGGAACTGTACTGTGGCGATTCGAGAGGAACCGTTTCGCTTCTACAGTTGTCTCTGTTTATG GGAAGGAACATTTTGAACATCACTCTTAATCCGGTTCTCCTGCTGGAGAATCAAATAGTCCAAATCGATCGTTACAACGATATGTTGTTGGTTTCGACGCTTTCCAAGTGTGTCCTGTGTAATACAGCGCGCGAAGAGTTCAAACAG ATCGGAAATCGGCCAAGGGATGGACCATATGGTGCAACATTCATTGTGGCCAACAACATCGACTCTCCTACTGTAAGTGATTTGTTAGACCAAACCAACGCAAATCATTCGGCTGAGCAACAGCAGTCATCTTCGCCCAAAACAATGCCAACGCATCAACAGACCGACGTTCGAATATTCTGTGCCAGGCCCGGTTCTCGTCTGTGGGAAGCCGACATGGAGGGAAATGTGCTGCGGACACATCAATTTAAACTGCAACAGGTTTTCGGTTTCAATCGGCTGCACACACTTCGTCAGCGGTTGCTTTTAGTTCACAACGATCGGGAGCTGCTGCTGATCGATCCGATCGTTTCGAAGGTGGTGCTGCGAATAGAAGATCTCGAACAGGTTGATCGGGTTGCCGTTCTGGGTGATGAAGTGTATGTGTTTGCTGCTGAACAAAAGCTTTTACATCTTAAAATTGATGTCTGTTGGGACGAACGTTTCAAACCCGAAACTAAAAAAGTTGATGGAAAAAAGAATTCTCCGTTTAGAGAAAATGGGGTTTATATTTTGGATCAACTGTTCAACAGTAGCAACGGGGTCACGAAGGAAAGTAATATACAATCAGAAGTTACGATAAAAGAGGCATTGGTATCGGTAGTGAGAGGCAAGTACGGTAAGAACATTCGACAAATGTTTTTAGGCTATGAACAAATCGCGCCAGAGCGACCGAAAACGTTAAACGTTAGCAAGGTTTACAATCATGAAGAAAACTATAGCAATGAGACGCGAGTTCTACCCACCGATGAGGCGTATCTGGCAGAGGAGCACGAAGAAGTAGAGGAACCAGAACCGGTTTCGACCCGACGAAATCCACCaaagaaaatgttttccatGTCGCTGCTGAGTGATTATCAGCTGGATGAAGATGATAAAACTGTTCGAAATCTGTATCTGGTTTATCGTTCTTCCATAATAAGCAATTTAAATTTCTCCGATCGTTATGCTAAAATATTCGATACCTACGATACCCACGCGATCGTAGGATTGTTGCACAAACTGGAAGGTGTTATGGAAGAGAACAACGAAGAGGATCCTAGAATTAAATGTGTcaaaatatatttcgattatctGAAGGTAGAGCTGATTTGGGAAATAGACGATGATTCGAGGGCATACATTAAGGAAAGTTTCATAGAGTATAATCGTAGACTGCTTCAATCGGAACTGGAACAGCTGGAGCAATGCGAATCCTGCGGACATTATTTGCGCCCAAATGCTAACTGTCACTACGCCGACATTGGGACCACGCTTATGCAGTACTATTGGTCCCGAAAAGAATACCCACAGTGTTTCGAGTTGGTTCAGCAGATTCCGTATCTATGGCATTCTATAACGCGATACTATGTACAAGATCAGCGTGAGGACAAAATGATCCAATGCTTGTGGAGCATGGGCGATTGCGGTCTATTGGAAAAGACCGCCGAAGAAATATTCACCGCTACCCATTGGCGACAGCTGTTCGATGTGATGTTAACCTGCTACAATAGTAATAGTTTGATGTGTTTAAACTGTGATAAACTTTGCACGCTTAACGAATCCGGGCGGGATCTAATGTGGCCACGTAAAGACAATAACTGCACCGGTAGCAGCACCAAAACTAGCGACAATAGCAAAACCTTCTACAGCTGGAACTATATTTTGAACGTAGCTATCAGCAGTGGAACCATCGGTGGAAAAGCACTGCTCAAGCTTGTACAGGGCTATGACGAATACATTCCGACAGGTGCTATAGGCTCAGGCTTTTACTGTAAATGTCTGCTGAATGCTACTACTGATTAG
- the LOC129751643 gene encoding cytochrome c oxidase assembly protein COX16 homolog, mitochondrial-like has product MQRYLKSKSFRFGVPFLLLMVGGSFGLQQFAQLRYTFSKKGTLTPEEAEKFGVNMKKAEEVTLETEYEKIKTIDIDNWQNVRGPRPWEDTVPNEAVPN; this is encoded by the exons ATGCAGCGCTACCTGAAAAGTAAATCGTTCCGGTTTGGGGTGCCTTTTTTACTGCTGATGGTCGGAGGATCCTTCGGTTTGCAACAGTTCGCTCAACTGAG GTACACATTCTCCAAGAAAGGAACACTCACGCCGGAAGAGGCCGAAAAATTTGGCGTGAATATGAAAAAGGCGGAGGAGGTGACCCTGGAGACCGAATACGAGAAGATCAAAACGATCGATATCGACAACTGGCAGAATGTGCGCGGTCCCCGGCCCTGGGAAGATACCGTTCCCAATGAGGCTGTTCCCAATTAA